In Desulfurispira natronophila, a single genomic region encodes these proteins:
- a CDS encoding adenylyltransferase/cytidyltransferase family protein, which yields MKSIGYTTGVYDLFHIGHLNLLRRAKLECDNLIVGVTTDELSESRKGKRPIIPFTERMEIVSQIKFVDEVVPQTNMDKMEAWRNIKFNKMFVGDDWKGSDKWNQLEKEFAAVGVEIVYFPYTQHTSSTKLREILEKI from the coding sequence ATGAAAAGCATAGGCTATACAACCGGAGTATATGACCTCTTTCACATTGGGCACCTAAACCTGTTGCGCAGAGCCAAGCTGGAGTGCGACAACCTTATAGTTGGCGTGACGACAGACGAGCTCAGCGAATCCCGCAAAGGCAAAAGACCAATCATCCCTTTTACAGAGCGCATGGAAATCGTATCTCAAATCAAATTTGTCGATGAAGTTGTCCCTCAAACCAATATGGATAAAATGGAAGCCTGGAGAAACATCAAATTTAACAAGATGTTCGTGGGCGACGACTGGAAGGGATCTGACAAATGGAATCAACTGGAAAAAGAGTTTGCAGCTGTAGGTGTTGAGATAGTCTACTTTCCATACACGCAACACACTTCCAGCACAAAGCTTCGCGAAATCCTGGAAAAAATATAG
- a CDS encoding LicD family protein — MNSLLNFAKKTARYYLTFRQTIAGLHYILGRIWQMLGRQHSAQKQFSKALDKALNLNTQAAYSIVHICQFALEQSYHQSGNPRVTDPLFHCTAQPDPTSPNRHCAPGAYEVNWTYQGMRIDGFLRTQKAQNLQLTLNGTPIRQITTVKHAGLPPYFHFQLKREVLQHFPQHSSLQLITSQGEALAVANKDTARISVPHGESDIIERLNHGATIDKKGFFSPETSSIQSHQMHYLEIYEQCQEAFHQIAPTPLFLMYGTLLGYHREGDFIPGDDDFDAGYFSLKTTPHEVKEEAKKLVIELVKLGYICSFNRSGRLFRLRRPQDPAGIHLDIRPVWKENDRIWAHKQACLQLQETDFNPLKEGTLRGTKVFVPANPEAFLRAYYGAGWHTPDPHYSNSSHKAPGSVKNHLAKVCITPQEYREMQQQIAHHSTQGKLIATGLHSLYPLSQFEADCGW; from the coding sequence ATGAACTCACTTCTCAATTTTGCTAAAAAAACAGCACGCTATTACCTCACATTTCGACAAACCATTGCAGGTTTGCACTATATTCTAGGCCGCATCTGGCAAATGCTTGGACGACAACACTCTGCGCAGAAACAGTTCTCGAAAGCACTGGACAAAGCCCTTAACCTGAATACACAAGCAGCATACAGCATTGTGCACATCTGCCAGTTTGCACTTGAACAGTCATATCATCAATCAGGGAATCCCCGTGTCACTGACCCCCTCTTTCACTGCACAGCACAACCAGATCCAACCAGCCCGAACCGCCACTGTGCTCCTGGGGCTTACGAAGTAAACTGGACTTACCAGGGCATGCGCATAGATGGCTTCCTTCGCACTCAAAAAGCGCAAAACCTGCAGCTGACCCTCAATGGAACACCAATACGTCAAATCACCACCGTCAAACACGCAGGCCTCCCTCCCTACTTCCACTTCCAGCTTAAACGGGAAGTACTGCAACACTTTCCACAGCACAGCTCCTTGCAACTCATAACATCGCAAGGGGAGGCGCTTGCAGTTGCCAATAAAGATACGGCACGCATAAGCGTGCCCCACGGAGAGTCTGACATCATTGAACGCCTTAACCATGGGGCAACTATCGATAAAAAAGGCTTTTTCTCCCCGGAAACCAGCAGCATCCAAAGTCACCAGATGCATTATCTGGAAATATATGAACAGTGCCAGGAGGCCTTTCATCAAATTGCCCCAACGCCCCTGTTTCTCATGTATGGCACCCTCCTTGGCTACCACCGCGAAGGAGACTTCATACCAGGCGACGATGATTTCGACGCAGGATACTTCAGCCTGAAAACCACCCCGCATGAAGTCAAGGAAGAAGCCAAAAAGTTGGTGATAGAGCTTGTAAAGCTCGGCTATATCTGCAGCTTCAACCGTAGCGGACGCCTCTTTCGCCTGCGTCGCCCCCAGGACCCCGCCGGAATCCACCTTGACATTCGCCCCGTTTGGAAGGAAAACGACCGCATATGGGCCCATAAGCAGGCATGCCTTCAGCTTCAGGAAACAGACTTCAACCCCCTGAAGGAAGGCACATTGCGCGGCACCAAAGTTTTTGTGCCAGCCAACCCAGAGGCCTTTTTACGCGCCTACTATGGAGCTGGATGGCACACCCCGGACCCACACTACAGCAACTCATCACATAAGGCACCAGGGAGTGTGAAAAACCATCTGGCAAAAGTATGCATAACCCCCCAAGAATACCGTGAGATGCAACAGCAAATTGCGCACCACTCAACTCAAGGGAAACTCATCGCAACCGGGCTGCACAGCCTCTACCCACTCAGTCAATTTGAAGCCGATTGCGGCTGGTAA
- a CDS encoding CDP-alcohol phosphatidyltransferase family protein codes for MNCDLNKDSFKQKSTGLPYTVYINRVLARWLVIWVCRRGFDISPNQVTVMGFLLFLCALPMLLLFVGTYWVIVPYVILFSSYVLDSMDGLLARARGMCSGFGEWLDHSLDGVRFLLIHVTLLWVIIIYAFDESKFIALLAFTLCIVFVPGNYFCSMLKNKILHKQTGRVLRSQKGFKGFAMSAFAAPADYGIFIVTLLLLAQIDLFVWAYLAYGVHAMLIFGATVWFTVRSAHEGENV; via the coding sequence ATGAACTGTGACTTAAATAAAGATAGCTTCAAGCAAAAAAGCACTGGTTTGCCCTATACGGTATACATTAACCGGGTGTTGGCTCGCTGGCTGGTTATTTGGGTATGCCGTCGTGGTTTTGATATATCACCGAACCAGGTAACAGTTATGGGTTTTTTACTGTTTCTGTGTGCTTTGCCTATGCTGTTGTTGTTTGTCGGTACCTATTGGGTAATAGTTCCATATGTAATTTTATTTTCCAGTTATGTCCTGGATTCCATGGATGGCTTGCTCGCCCGTGCCAGGGGCATGTGTTCAGGCTTTGGAGAGTGGTTGGACCATTCGCTTGATGGGGTTCGCTTCTTGCTTATCCATGTGACACTGTTGTGGGTGATAATTATATATGCATTTGATGAAAGTAAATTTATTGCTTTGCTAGCGTTTACGTTGTGTATTGTTTTTGTGCCTGGGAATTACTTTTGCTCTATGCTCAAAAACAAGATTCTTCATAAGCAAACGGGACGTGTTCTGCGTTCACAAAAGGGCTTTAAGGGTTTTGCAATGTCGGCCTTTGCAGCTCCAGCTGACTATGGAATATTTATCGTTACTCTTCTTTTACTCGCGCAAATTGATTTATTTGTATGGGCATACCTGGCCTATGGAGTGCACGCGATGTTGATTTTTGGCGCCACTGTCTGGTTTACCGTGCGTTCCGCGCATGAGGGTGAAAATGTCTGA